In bacterium, one genomic interval encodes:
- the hisH gene encoding imidazole glycerol phosphate synthase subunit HisH — translation MKGAIVIVDYGMGNVKSVRNALARIGAACVLSTDPVALAGAPGIILPGVGGFPECMQALDASGLSDPLRDAIARGVPYLGICLGLQVLFEESEEFGKTPGLGILPGRIRRFPKNLEEAGEALHVPHMGWNGIHLEAPSPLLEGVAEGEYFYFVHSYYAEPGEACRPCIAATCTHGVPFIASVRRGNLFATQFHPEKSGARGLEILRRFASLCGLAAAPSPSA, via the coding sequence GTGAAGGGCGCCATCGTCATCGTTGACTACGGGATGGGCAACGTGAAGAGCGTGCGCAACGCGCTCGCGCGGATCGGCGCCGCCTGTGTGCTCTCGACCGACCCCGTGGCGCTCGCGGGGGCGCCGGGCATCATCCTGCCGGGGGTTGGCGGCTTTCCTGAGTGCATGCAGGCGCTCGATGCCTCGGGGCTGAGCGATCCGCTGCGCGATGCGATCGCGCGCGGGGTGCCCTATCTCGGCATCTGCCTCGGGCTGCAGGTTCTCTTCGAGGAGAGCGAGGAATTCGGCAAAACGCCGGGCCTCGGCATCCTGCCGGGGCGCATCCGCCGCTTCCCGAAAAATCTCGAAGAAGCGGGAGAGGCGCTTCACGTCCCCCACATGGGCTGGAACGGAATTCACCTCGAGGCGCCCTCCCCGCTTCTCGAAGGGGTGGCCGAGGGAGAGTATTTCTACTTCGTCCACTCCTACTACGCCGAGCCGGGCGAAGCCTGCCGCCCCTGCATCGCGGCCACCTGCACCCACGGGGTGCCCTTCATCGCGAGCGTGCGGCGCGGGAACCTCTTCGCCACCCAGTTCCACCCCGAAAAGAGCGGGGCGCGCGGCCTCGAGATACTCCGCCGCTTCGCGTCGCTCTGCGGCCTTGCGGCGGCGCCGTCGCCCTCCGCCTGA
- a CDS encoding Na+/proline symporter: MAATLWLPWLVLAAYCLLVWMMTPRRVSAAQFFEGGTEEGAPPGLWLLVASGAITWIFAKSISNAASLSAAFGVAGGVGYAFYYLSFLTAGVVIYLLRTRGGYISLSHFLVDKYGTLCARLFLIAIAIRLFNEVWSNTKVAALYFGAEGSPAYWTAAALVTAFTAYYSWRGGLRSSLLTDGAQMLLAAALLTVILITLWPGLAARGLPQAGEAAHLAGLTFCGLALVQVLSYPFHDPVMTDRAFITPPRVMLRAFILAGLISGGFIFLFSGVGLYALSHGVKGNPSVAVPILFGLPMLLVFNAIMLTSAGSTLDSTVASTAKLAARDWSNRRGAPDAAQIRKGRLFLVAIALLGNLPLLSIYMGDRAGPAIIAATTISGTMVMGLAPIFILAFLRGAGRASFHLAFWPGLLFGALLALEGALGLRIFPDWIALGAGKYARTFGVNLFGLGLCTAGYLAGALLPEGVRRAYPEQAA, encoded by the coding sequence CACCGCCCGGCCTGTGGCTTCTCGTCGCAAGCGGGGCCATCACCTGGATCTTCGCCAAATCGATCTCCAACGCCGCGAGCCTTTCGGCCGCCTTCGGGGTGGCGGGGGGGGTCGGCTACGCCTTCTACTACCTGAGCTTCCTGACGGCGGGCGTAGTAATCTACCTCCTCCGGACGCGGGGCGGCTACATCTCCCTCTCCCATTTCCTGGTGGACAAGTACGGCACGCTCTGCGCGCGGCTCTTCCTCATCGCCATCGCAATCCGGCTCTTCAACGAGGTGTGGTCGAACACGAAGGTCGCCGCCCTTTACTTCGGCGCGGAGGGAAGCCCCGCCTACTGGACGGCGGCGGCTCTCGTCACCGCCTTCACGGCCTACTACAGCTGGCGCGGGGGGCTGCGGAGCAGCCTGCTCACCGACGGGGCGCAGATGCTCCTCGCGGCGGCGCTGCTCACCGTCATCCTCATCACCCTCTGGCCCGGCCTCGCCGCGCGGGGGCTGCCGCAGGCGGGCGAGGCGGCCCACCTCGCCGGGCTCACCTTCTGCGGCCTCGCCCTCGTCCAGGTACTGAGCTACCCGTTCCACGATCCGGTGATGACGGACCGGGCGTTCATCACCCCGCCGCGGGTGATGCTGCGCGCCTTCATCCTGGCCGGGCTCATTTCGGGCGGCTTCATCTTCCTCTTCAGTGGGGTGGGACTCTACGCCCTGAGCCACGGCGTGAAGGGGAACCCCTCGGTGGCGGTGCCGATCCTCTTCGGGCTGCCGATGCTGCTCGTCTTCAACGCCATCATGCTCACGAGCGCGGGCTCGACGCTCGATTCCACTGTCGCCAGCACGGCGAAGCTCGCCGCCCGCGACTGGTCGAATCGCCGGGGCGCGCCGGATGCGGCGCAGATCCGCAAGGGGCGCCTTTTTCTCGTGGCGATCGCCCTTCTGGGAAACCTCCCCCTCCTCAGCATCTACATGGGCGATCGCGCCGGGCCGGCCATCATCGCGGCGACCACCATCAGCGGCACGATGGTGATGGGCCTCGCCCCCATCTTCATCCTCGCCTTCCTCCGCGGGGCCGGGCGGGCGAGCTTCCACCTCGCCTTCTGGCCGGGACTGCTCTTCGGGGCGCTCCTCGCCCTCGAGGGCGCGCTGGGGTTGCGCATCTTTCCCGATTGGATCGCCCTCGGCGCCGGGAAGTACGCGCGTACCTTCGGGGTGAACCTTTTCGGGCTGGGCCTTTGCACGGCGGGCTATCTGGCGGGGGCGCTCCTCCCCGAGGGGGTCAGACGCGCGTATCCGGAACAGGCGGCCTGA